In a genomic window of Salegentibacter salegens:
- the pgmB gene encoding beta-phosphoglucomutase has protein sequence METNKGVIFDLDGVIVDTAKFHFLAWRKLANDLGFDFTEEQNEQLKGVSRVESLKKILEWGELELSKTEFKRQMALKNENYLSYVAKMDEDEILPGVQKVIDYLIENNIPFALGSASKNARNILKKINLLEKFDAIVDGNDVSKAKPDPEVFLIAAEKINIKPENSIVFEDSVAGVQAANNAKMISIGIGEQKTLGEADYVFNDFTEIDIDFIKKLLNN, from the coding sequence ATGGAAACAAACAAAGGAGTAATATTCGATTTAGACGGCGTAATTGTAGATACCGCAAAATTTCACTTTTTGGCCTGGAGAAAACTGGCTAACGATTTGGGTTTCGATTTTACCGAAGAGCAAAACGAGCAGCTTAAAGGCGTTAGCAGGGTAGAATCCCTTAAAAAAATACTGGAGTGGGGAGAATTAGAACTTTCCAAAACAGAGTTTAAACGTCAAATGGCGCTTAAAAACGAAAATTATCTCTCTTATGTTGCTAAAATGGATGAGGACGAAATTCTTCCCGGAGTTCAAAAAGTGATAGATTATTTAATTGAAAATAATATTCCTTTCGCTTTGGGATCTGCCAGTAAAAACGCACGTAACATCTTAAAAAAGATCAATTTGCTGGAAAAATTTGACGCCATTGTTGATGGAAATGATGTTAGCAAAGCAAAACCCGATCCTGAGGTATTTCTTATTGCTGCAGAAAAAATTAACATTAAACCAGAAAACAGTATCGTTTTTGAAGATTCTGTAGCCGGAGTTCAGGCTGCCAACAATGCAAAAATGATAAGCATTGGAATAGGGGAACAAAAAACACTGGGCGAAGCCGATTATGTGTTTAATGATTTCACCGAAATAGACATAGATTTTATAAAGAAATTACTCAATAATTGA
- a CDS encoding glycoside hydrolase family 65 protein — translation MNQDYIQANEWSILEEGFDGERVKSSESLFSIGNGVMGQRANFEEHYSGPSFQGSYIGGVYYPDKTKVGWWKNGYPEYFAKVLNAPNWIGINVFVNDEALDLFTCKKVEGFKRELNMKEGFHRRSFIATLPNDIEISVKATRFLSIVEDELGAIDFEIEVLNSDAEVRFEPYLDGGITNTDANWEERFWKTLEVKSEANKGFVLSKTLKTEFHVNTYMQSEVLLNGEKQNVDFTETKTENQLTFSYALKAEKGQKLSLRKYAGYVTDMNHKRSDLVEAASKVLDYATKAGFSKLLQEQKEAWAKIWEMADITIEGDVKAQQGIRFNIFQLNQTYLGKDERLNIGPKGFTGEKYGGSTYWDTEAYCIPFYMATKDQQVARNLLTYRYNHLDKAIENAEKLGFPNGAALYPMVTMNGEESHNEWEITFEEIHRNGAMVYAIYNYVRYTGDFDYIPEKGLEVMIAIARFWQQRVNFSKDRNKYVMLGVTGPNEYENNVHNNWYTNYLAKWCIEYCLETIEKVKDAYAEDYERVMGKTKINEGELAKWKEVAENMYFPYSEEHEVFLQQDGFLDKEIVPIAELDKSQRPINQKWSWDRILRSCYIKQADVLQGFYFFEDHFSKKELEKHFDYYEPITVHESSLSPCVHSIQAALLGRTKQAYDFYLRTSRLDLDDYNKEVEQGCHITSMAGTWMSIVEGFGGMRVKDDQLSFNPTIPEDWKSYSFKVNFRDQILKVKVSAENTIFHLEGENLIEINVNGKAVEVQPNQEFAV, via the coding sequence ATGAACCAAGATTATATACAAGCTAACGAGTGGTCTATTCTGGAAGAAGGATTTGATGGAGAACGCGTAAAATCGTCTGAAAGCCTTTTTAGTATCGGTAACGGCGTGATGGGCCAGCGAGCCAATTTTGAAGAACACTATTCCGGGCCAAGTTTCCAGGGAAGCTACATTGGCGGGGTTTATTATCCCGATAAAACTAAAGTAGGCTGGTGGAAAAACGGCTACCCAGAATATTTTGCCAAGGTATTGAATGCACCTAATTGGATTGGGATAAATGTATTTGTGAACGATGAAGCTTTAGACCTTTTCACCTGTAAAAAAGTTGAAGGTTTTAAGCGTGAGCTTAATATGAAAGAAGGTTTTCACCGCCGCAGTTTCATAGCAACTTTACCAAACGACATTGAAATTTCGGTAAAAGCCACCCGTTTTCTTTCTATTGTTGAAGATGAACTTGGCGCAATAGATTTTGAAATTGAAGTTTTAAATAGTGATGCTGAAGTTAGATTTGAGCCCTATCTCGATGGCGGAATTACCAATACTGATGCCAATTGGGAAGAGCGTTTTTGGAAGACTTTAGAAGTAAAATCTGAAGCGAATAAAGGTTTTGTACTCTCTAAAACCCTGAAAACCGAATTTCACGTGAACACCTATATGCAGTCTGAAGTTTTGCTAAACGGCGAAAAACAGAATGTAGATTTCACAGAAACGAAAACCGAAAATCAACTTACTTTTTCCTATGCGCTTAAAGCTGAAAAAGGACAGAAATTAAGTCTTAGAAAATACGCCGGCTATGTAACCGATATGAATCATAAACGTTCAGATTTGGTGGAAGCGGCGAGCAAAGTTTTAGATTATGCAACCAAAGCTGGATTTTCCAAATTACTTCAGGAGCAAAAAGAAGCCTGGGCGAAAATATGGGAAATGGCCGATATTACTATTGAAGGTGATGTAAAAGCCCAACAGGGAATTCGCTTTAATATTTTTCAGCTAAATCAAACTTATTTAGGGAAAGATGAGCGTTTAAATATTGGCCCAAAAGGTTTTACCGGAGAGAAATATGGAGGTAGCACCTATTGGGATACCGAGGCTTACTGTATTCCATTTTATATGGCGACCAAAGATCAGCAGGTAGCCAGGAATTTATTAACTTATCGCTACAATCATTTAGATAAAGCTATAGAAAATGCCGAAAAACTTGGTTTTCCCAATGGCGCGGCGCTTTATCCAATGGTAACAATGAATGGCGAGGAAAGCCATAACGAATGGGAAATTACTTTCGAGGAAATTCATAGAAATGGCGCAATGGTTTATGCCATTTATAATTACGTGCGTTACACCGGCGATTTCGATTATATTCCTGAAAAAGGCCTGGAAGTAATGATCGCGATTGCAAGATTTTGGCAGCAAAGAGTCAATTTCAGCAAAGACAGGAATAAATACGTAATGCTGGGAGTAACCGGGCCAAACGAGTACGAAAATAACGTACACAACAACTGGTACACTAACTATTTGGCGAAATGGTGTATTGAATATTGCCTGGAAACCATTGAAAAAGTTAAGGATGCTTATGCCGAAGATTATGAGCGTGTAATGGGTAAAACCAAGATTAATGAAGGCGAACTGGCCAAGTGGAAAGAAGTTGCTGAAAATATGTATTTCCCATATTCTGAAGAACACGAAGTTTTCCTTCAGCAAGACGGATTTTTAGATAAAGAGATCGTACCAATCGCCGAATTGGATAAATCTCAACGGCCAATTAACCAGAAATGGAGCTGGGATAGAATTTTGCGTTCCTGCTATATCAAGCAGGCCGATGTACTACAAGGATTCTACTTTTTTGAAGATCATTTTAGCAAAAAAGAGCTTGAAAAACATTTTGATTATTACGAACCAATTACCGTTCACGAATCCTCGCTTTCACCTTGTGTGCACAGTATTCAAGCGGCTTTATTGGGGAGAACTAAACAAGCGTATGATTTCTATTTGCGTACTTCAAGATTAGATTTAGACGACTACAATAAAGAAGTAGAGCAGGGCTGCCATATTACCAGTATGGCCGGGACCTGGATGAGTATTGTAGAAGGTTTTGGTGGAATGCGGGTTAAAGACGATCAACTTTCTTTTAATCCAACAATTCCGGAGGACTGGAAATCCTACTCTTTTAAAGTGAATTTCAGGGACCAGATTCTAAAAGTAAAAGTTTCTGCGGAAAATACGATTTTTCATTTGGAAGGCGAAAATTTAATTGAAATCAACGTAAATGGTAAAGCTGTGGAAGTGCAGCCAAACCAGGAATTTGCGGTATAA